A window of Sulfurimonas gotlandica GD1 contains these coding sequences:
- a CDS encoding phospholipase D-like domain-containing protein, translating into MKLFFILLLSINIYAQNTLYFFPQDSLEATKDIEKLITNSKENIDIAMYNFGHKKFAKLLNEAQKRGVNVNVFYDKKDVDFKDIKSKKVDKKLHTKIAIFDKRIVVFGSPNWTKKSFNNNYEVLYITDDKKLVSKFNEFFKTLD; encoded by the coding sequence ATGAAACTATTTTTTATCCTACTGCTAAGCATTAATATATATGCCCAAAACACTCTCTATTTTTTTCCTCAAGATTCACTAGAAGCTACAAAAGATATTGAAAAATTAATTACAAATTCCAAAGAAAATATAGATATTGCAATGTACAATTTTGGACATAAAAAATTTGCTAAACTTTTAAATGAAGCACAAAAAAGAGGAGTTAATGTAAATGTTTTTTATGATAAAAAAGATGTAGATTTTAAAGATATTAAGAGCAAAAAAGTAGACAAAAAACTCCACACCAAAATAGCAATTTTTGATAAAAGAATTGTAGTTTTTGGAAGTCCAAATTGGACTAAAAAAAGCTTTAACAATAACTATGAAGTTTTATATATTACCGATGACAAGAAGCTAGTCTCTAAATTCAATGAATTTTTTAAAACTTTAGACTAG
- the miaA gene encoding tRNA (adenosine(37)-N6)-dimethylallyltransferase MiaA, with the protein MNKAIKQLAIIGPTASGKSDLAIKTALKTDAYILSIDSLSIYKEIDIVSAKPSKEELNQVKHFGIDVLNPDDYFSVDIFIDLYRDIKKLCEKDGKNLIIVGGTSFYLKSLLSGLSSIPNIDANVTLKVKKELQNLQECYKLLSDADPEYMQNISQNDAYRIEKALLIYRASSLTPTKWFKQNPPKPIIENLDIYNIDVDRDVLRDRISKRTHKMLNMGLIDEICYLEQKYTRLPHSMGSIGIVEVLEYLDGKTTQEQMCELISTHTAQLAKRQQTFNRTQFENISSAKLEDLERILT; encoded by the coding sequence ATGAATAAAGCTATAAAGCAACTTGCTATAATAGGACCGACAGCATCTGGGAAGAGTGATTTAGCTATAAAAACTGCTCTAAAAACAGATGCATATATACTTTCAATAGACTCTCTAAGCATCTATAAAGAGATTGATATCGTCTCTGCAAAACCTTCAAAAGAAGAGCTAAATCAAGTCAAACATTTTGGCATTGATGTACTAAATCCAGATGATTATTTTAGTGTAGATATTTTTATTGATTTATACAGAGATATAAAAAAACTGTGTGAAAAAGATGGTAAAAATCTAATCATTGTAGGCGGAACTTCTTTTTATCTAAAGTCACTTCTAAGTGGACTATCATCTATACCAAATATAGATGCCAATGTAACTTTAAAAGTAAAAAAAGAGCTACAAAACCTTCAAGAGTGCTATAAGTTATTGTCTGATGCAGACCCTGAGTATATGCAAAATATAAGCCAAAACGATGCTTACAGGATAGAAAAAGCGCTGCTAATTTACAGAGCTTCATCACTTACTCCAACTAAATGGTTCAAACAAAATCCTCCAAAACCAATCATTGAAAATCTTGATATATATAATATCGATGTTGATAGAGATGTACTTAGAGACAGAATCTCAAAAAGAACTCACAAGATGCTAAATATGGGTTTAATCGATGAAATATGCTACTTAGAACAAAAATATACAAGACTTCCTCATTCAATGGGTTCTATAGGGATAGTTGAAGTTTTAGAGTATCTAGATGGAAAGACTACACAGGAACAGATGTGTGAGCTCATCTCAACTCATACAGCACAACTAGCAAAGAGACAGCAAACTTTCAACCGTACACAGTTTGAAAATATAAGCTCTGCCAAATTAGAAGATCTAGAAAGAATACTCACATGA
- the mqnP gene encoding menaquinone biosynthesis prenyltransferase MqnP: MQRYISKIKDFNELVMFEHSIFSLPFIFIAMIVAADGWFGFWLLIMGALAAVSARNFAMGLNRYADRDIDAANPRTESRPNVDGRLDATSIMIFVLVNAFVFIAIAYMINDLALYLSVPILFVLGSYSYFKRFSHLAHIVLGVSLGLAPIAGVVAVQASIPAWSVILSLGVIFWVAGFDLLYSLQDIDFDKENNLYSIPSRYGADATLFISSLFHMLSVIFWALFVWIAGLGIFAYAAVILSAVMLGYEHKIVRKDFTQIDRAFFTVNGYLGVAFFVFIILDKVLA, encoded by the coding sequence TTGCAAAGATATATCAGTAAAATAAAAGACTTTAACGAGCTTGTAATGTTCGAACACTCTATCTTTTCACTTCCTTTTATATTCATAGCTATGATTGTTGCAGCAGATGGATGGTTTGGCTTTTGGTTATTGATAATGGGTGCTCTAGCGGCTGTGAGTGCAAGAAATTTTGCAATGGGTCTTAACCGATATGCGGACAGAGATATAGATGCAGCGAACCCAAGAACCGAGTCTCGTCCAAATGTAGATGGTAGATTAGACGCTACAAGTATTATGATTTTTGTGCTTGTAAATGCTTTTGTATTTATAGCTATAGCATACATGATAAATGATTTAGCGCTCTATCTTAGTGTTCCTATTCTTTTTGTTCTTGGATCTTACTCATACTTTAAAAGATTTTCACATCTTGCACATATTGTGCTAGGTGTATCTCTTGGTCTCGCTCCTATTGCCGGAGTTGTTGCAGTTCAGGCGAGCATTCCTGCTTGGTCTGTAATATTAAGTCTTGGAGTAATCTTTTGGGTTGCCGGATTTGATTTGTTATATTCCCTGCAAGATATAGATTTTGACAAAGAGAATAACCTTTACTCTATTCCCTCTCGTTATGGGGCAGATGCTACACTTTTTATATCATCTTTGTTTCATATGTTAAGTGTTATCTTTTGGGCGCTGTTTGTCTGGATAGCAGGACTTGGTATATTCGCTTATGCAGCTGTAATACTAAGTGCTGTGATGCTTGGATATGAACATAAAATAGTTAGAAAAGATTTTACTCAGATTGACCGTGCTTTTTTCACAGTAAATGGTTATCTTGGAGTGGCATTCTTCGTATTTATAATTTTAGATAAGGTGCTCGCGTGA
- a CDS encoding DUF6115 domain-containing protein, with protein sequence MIDIKLINIEYIVVAMAAMILYLLYYVFTKDSEFNKNIRSVASVVEDLNREIFYLKKELTETKKSIKSNSSRMSDEEIYEEVERTTYDMVKPLSLGVKRLEETLITIDEQMNSRIASLESGVKQISIPTSVHGNDDEKIISLFKQGVSLETISKELHISKAEVEFVLKINKIK encoded by the coding sequence ATGATAGACATTAAACTAATAAATATAGAGTACATTGTAGTTGCAATGGCGGCTATGATTTTGTATCTGCTTTATTATGTTTTTACAAAAGACTCAGAGTTTAACAAAAATATTCGTTCCGTAGCATCTGTAGTTGAAGATTTAAATAGAGAGATTTTTTACTTAAAAAAAGAACTAACAGAGACTAAGAAAAGTATCAAAAGTAACAGCAGTCGTATGAGTGATGAAGAGATATATGAAGAGGTAGAGAGAACTACATACGATATGGTTAAGCCTTTATCTCTAGGGGTTAAGAGACTTGAAGAGACTCTAATAACAATAGATGAGCAGATGAATTCAAGAATTGCATCTCTAGAGAGTGGTGTTAAGCAGATATCTATTCCAACATCAGTTCATGGCAATGATGATGAAAAAATTATCTCACTCTTTAAACAAGGAGTTTCGCTGGAGACTATCTCAAAAGAGTTGCATATCTCAAAAGCAGAAGTTGAGTTTGTTCTAAAAATAAATAAAATCAAATAG
- a CDS encoding FtsW/RodA/SpoVE family cell cycle protein: protein MADRKLFTLVAILILVSTVLTYSLSAYTTLLFGVSEFHFAIRQAAFGFIGIIIMWSLAQLDPDEWLNTIGFTLFIGSTILMIAMPFLPEFLVSAVGGAKRWIKVFGFSLAPVEFFKVGFVYFLAWSFSRKLGHHAGMGIGAEFKRFIPYALVFVGAMFMIAFIQNDLGQVVVLGMTLLFMLMFAGSSFRFFLSLLSITLLFFIFFIMTAEHRIIRIKSWWALAQNSVLELFPAAIAEKLRVPTEIEPYQIGHSLNAINNGGMFGTGLASGTFKLGFLSEVHTDFVLAGLAEEFGFVGVLLVVGLFMWILQRIFKIANRSDDTSMYLFSLGVGLLLAFAFLINAYGISGITPIKGISVPFLSYGGSAIIAASIAIGMVLMASKKAKMEQV from the coding sequence ATGGCAGATAGAAAACTCTTTACATTAGTAGCTATATTGATTTTAGTAAGTACAGTTCTTACTTATTCACTATCTGCATATACAACTCTGCTTTTTGGAGTAAGTGAGTTTCATTTTGCAATCAGACAAGCTGCATTTGGTTTTATTGGAATAATAATTATGTGGTCTTTAGCACAACTAGACCCTGATGAATGGCTAAATACAATTGGTTTTACACTCTTTATAGGTTCAACTATCCTGATGATCGCAATGCCTTTTTTACCGGAATTTTTAGTATCAGCGGTTGGTGGAGCAAAAAGATGGATAAAAGTATTTGGTTTTTCATTAGCTCCTGTTGAGTTTTTTAAAGTTGGTTTTGTATATTTTCTAGCTTGGAGTTTTTCTAGAAAATTAGGTCATCACGCCGGTATGGGGATTGGTGCAGAGTTTAAACGTTTTATCCCATATGCGCTCGTTTTCGTCGGAGCTATGTTTATGATAGCTTTTATTCAAAATGATTTAGGGCAGGTTGTTGTTCTTGGGATGACACTTCTTTTTATGCTTATGTTTGCAGGTAGCAGTTTTAGATTTTTCCTCTCACTATTATCAATTACGTTGCTATTCTTTATATTTTTTATAATGACAGCAGAACATAGAATTATACGTATAAAATCTTGGTGGGCACTGGCACAAAATAGTGTATTAGAGCTTTTTCCTGCAGCTATAGCAGAGAAATTAAGAGTTCCAACAGAGATTGAACCTTATCAGATAGGTCACTCACTAAATGCTATCAATAATGGTGGAATGTTTGGTACAGGACTAGCAAGTGGAACTTTTAAACTAGGGTTCTTAAGTGAAGTTCACACGGATTTTGTTTTAGCAGGATTAGCTGAAGAGTTTGGTTTTGTAGGTGTATTGCTTGTTGTTGGACTATTTATGTGGATACTCCAAAGAATTTTTAAAATTGCAAATCGCTCAGATGATACAAGTATGTACCTCTTTTCTTTAGGCGTAGGATTACTTCTGGCATTTGCCTTTTTGATTAACGCTTATGGGATAAGTGGGATTACACCTATTAAAGGTATTTCAGTTCCATTTCTTAGTTATGGAGGGTCTGCGATTATAGCAGCATCTATCGCTATTGGAATGGTGCTAATGGCTTCAAAAAAAGCGAAGATGGAGCAAGTATAG